ATGAAATGCGCGATCCGGTCGGGCATACTTGTTAGatcgttatatttttcatcgcgCACGTGGCGTGCGGAGAACCGGCCGCTTCTTGGCGAACGCGCTCGCTGAGATTTGCATGACGATCGGATCGCGCGCGTCTCGTCGCcgatgttttttttatgtccTTCATACGCGTACGCTGGACCTGCATATTGAGCGATTTCGGTGACCGAACTGGTCTTGTCACGAAGAATCAGAGTAAACAtggaaatatttctcaatttttttaagtaactataatgataaatgggtcaaagtaattttaattaaaagaaacaaagttCCTTTAAACATATCGATCTTTTTCTAGATTCTAGTTTGCGTTTTAATTTAAGTACACGGTAATTATGCATTGTCGCAAGCGAAATTAAAAGCGATATGACTCGAGCGATGTTTGGTTGCACCAACGCGGTTTTATCGCGGTCACCTTGTCGCAACGTGGTCATGGCCCCCTACCGGACGGGGGATAGTGGTCAGAATCGTCCCCCCTTCACTTTTACTCGTATCTATGATACCCTTCTGGGTGGCGAAAAGCCACGCCACCGCGGGTCGAACACGCGCGAGACTGTTTTCCGCGCGATTATTGCTGATCGTTTCACCGATTGCACGTTTCACCCGTTCGACCGATCGCCGCGTTCGATAAGGACGTCGATCACGTTCGCGCACTGATATGTGAATCACGCTCTCGGCACTGAGATCGCGCGGGGAAAAAATCCGTGATTCCATAATTGTATGCCATTAAGATGCTGCACGAGTAATTGACGAACGCTGACATGCAAACAAGTCGCGATTGACACGCAACGACGATATACCGGAGAAATCATCGGTCGTTCATTCTTATTTTACAGAGATTATCGGTCAAAGTATCAAAAatacgatattaaaatttcattattctcTAGCTTCTTCacttattgatttttaattaccGACAATAATGACAAAtggttttttttcaaattttctatttaaaaataattgtgtttcATACGCATAAAATCTGactattcttaaataaatcatttttaattgctcaatgttaactttatattgttttccatgatataaaaaaaaaacacttaaaACGTCAGACTTTATTGATAAAGTATagtttgttgaatttatttggTTTTTTGCCCGAAGCCTACGTAATGCGATAATGGTTAAgcatgaattaattttttttcgtactTCGTAGTTTGAATTATAACGTGCAGAAAGGAGCAGGCAATTACTACTCACAGAGTTAATTCTCTCAGATCTCTAACGTATTTACGGGGCGCAGCATTAAGCTGCCGGCGTTTTTCCGTCGCGTTTGCATTCCGCTCGCGCGCTTTGGCCGTGCATGCCCGATGGATTAAGAGCGAAATAAAGGCGATGGGATTAAACCGATATTTTCAACGATATCCTCGATTCCTTTACGCCTCGCAATCGAGAGCAGTTATCGCGTCGCGCGCGCTCGCTACTTCTAAATGCCACATTTGTTTACCGAGCGACAGGGCCGAGCTTTATCAAGTACGATCGATATCAAGAAAGAGATgtatttatacttaaatataataaattaatattaattattttgaaatcaaatctaataatctaaataaaatcttaatgaaataatagcGAACTCAAAGTGCAGcgtaatatgaaaattatttctcaatgccgctttttgtacaattaattatttatcgataaattcagtaattattacatatatatctaaaataaataaatttaaatagaataaaatagaattaaatagaatatattttaaatatgaacaaaaaatgtatatatttaaaataaattaatatgtacagTTAGAATTCTCTATGAGTGCGAAGTCCAATTGTATTCGATTCGATCAATCCAATCGATCTGAGACCGCGGCCCTGTTTGTCTGTAGATTAAATCAAGTGCCTTACTGTGCCAGCGGCACTAATCGCTTATCGCTTAGGGAGACCGCACCTGCGCGACCGTGGCACAGGTATTTAACGATCCCTCCTCTAATAATTGTCCTCACGAGGAAAATGCGAAAATCTTAAGCGCAAatatgagagaaaaagagagagagggagagagagagaaaaagagttcTTACTTATGCAAGCATTAAAGTCTCTTTGCGCGACGCAGAATCACACGACATTTGAATCGCACggatttttgttttcttttgttacCCCACTCTTTTTATACAACGTTAGGTGCATCCGTCACGCTACACCTTATACATGTGATAAAAAGATTGCATTCAAAGTAAAATGAAGATGAGACAGCTCAGCGCTGAATAAGCGCGATAAACAGATCAACATACGTTTGGCAGTGAACACGTCTCCTCTACGTATgctgagttttattttattttataaaataaatgttatttttatatatcatatgtTAAGTGTGTAAAAACAATGCGTAATTATCAactaaaaatgcaataattttaattgtgcaaATATACGTGACAATGTCTTCAATTCAGCATCAAGCACAACTCAGagtaataattcaaatttaaattattttcaatttttaaattgaattcgaattgtgtttaaataaattaatgcaaaaacaGATCGAGATATTGCTTCGGTTAAATGTTTTGGGATCTCTATAGATCCTAGGCGCGTTCTTGCTTTCAAAGATGGTAATTATCATTCTCACGCAATAATGATACCACATTAGacattatattgtttaaataattaattaagttgcTGTTCATCCTGCTTTAGGATctgtctttatattttaaattcaaaagaattttttttttaagcctccaaatttttttctaattcttttaCACAATGCGCGCGgtggataataaataaaaacgattTTACTTCATCATAAAGTTGCAAAACGTAAAACAGCGATTCCTCACCTACCTCGTCCTCTCATCGAACCACCACGATGACTCCCAGGTCGATGGCGCACCGCCTGACTAGCATCCCAAATGATCGGAACGgcacgcgcgcacgcactTTTTTCGCCGAGCAGCGAGTCGCGGAAACTGCGTTTCAGGAGCCCGCGACGACGCGAACTCCACCGCGATCACACGCGTGTAAGACGTATCGCGCGTGCGCAACACGCTCCCCTTCCGCTTTAATCGGCGCCCAACTCCGATCACTCTCCCCACGCGCGATCGAATCCTTCCTCTTGCTCCCTTTTTCCCCCTTGCCACCATGTCGCGTAAAACCTTTTCTGTCTTTGCCTGTCTTCGCGACCATCATAGGTGCTCTCAAGATCGAGACCTTCCCGGGAAGACACAGTCGAATGTGTTAATGAAATACAGGATACAGGAGGAAAAGCGGATGCAGGAAAATCGTCTGGAAGATAAGAAAAATCTTTcacgtttatatatatataaataaagttgtaTTATCATACTGTATACGGAATATACACGTATCACTTACTGCTTTGTTGACAGggcgttaattaattaaattaatgcaattagtGACAGTTTAAGTTTTGGCCTGATTCGGATCGGTCGGTCTGATTATAAGTCGATTAGAGTATAATTAGAAACGCTGATGAAAGTTCGACGGTTGCGTCGGCTGGGCCGTCGAGTAGACCATCCCCGGCGGCTGCTGATGCGTCATCGCGTGACTTTGATGCTGATGGAACTCTGGAGCGCCGTGCGGCCCGTTCAACCTCACCCGTTTCGCATTTTGTCCATGATTGTGATCACCGTTACCTTGCTGCTGTTGATtttgctgttgctgttgcacGAATACTCGGATGAGCGACACAAGGCGATGTAAAAATCGGTTCAATCCTCAACTACCATATAGCGACGGGGCTTAGACAGCGGCAAAATGGGCGTCACTCGCCTTGCCACTGCAGCGGTCGATACAGGGCCGTTAAACAATTGAAGccgtttttaaaaaacaaaaaaaaaaggatatgaaaaacaattaagaaaagtGCACACTTAAGTGGATATTACAAACTAGATCCTTACATTACAGTAGCTATCTTATAGTAGTTGCGGCTTAAACcaatatatgattataaatttatgtgttTACAACATACGTCGGAGGTAATTACCGTTTGCTGCTGATTTTGCCTTGCTTTGTTTTCAGTCTTTTCTTCGGTGTCGTCGTCCGTGAGAAATTCTCTCTTGGGGTAAGGGATAGGGCACCCAGCaaatatactaaaatttttatattaaataagtttggttgagcaaaaatattaattaaaattgatacgaAAATAGATTCGTACTCCTGTGTTGGCAGTGGCTCCTCTTGGAAGTAAGCATCCTGCATAGAATGCTCCGATGTGATACGCTTGTTTGGATCCATCATCAGCAGTTTTTGCAACTGAAACATAATGCATGTCGTTCGATAACAATTATGTTCGCTCAATATATCATTAAACTTACATAATTCTGTTAATACGCACCAAATTAAATGCCTTGCTATCGGGCTTAATCTTATGTCGATCCATGTATTTAGTAAGCGAACAATTCGCataactgaaaataaaataattagtatttaaaGCTATTATAATGAGATATCGATAAAGTTACGTTTTACAAACTTACTTTGATCTTTTAAAATCTTTGAGTAAGGTAGGATGTTCcggcatttttttaatatcctcCCAATCTTTTTCCAGTGGAAATCCCATCACATTAAATATCCTAAACATAAATTGAGTTATTTCTCGTTGTTTCTCGCACTATGCAAAGTGAGCATAGAAACTCACCTATCTAGCTGATCGTGATGGTATGGATTGCTGGTTTTTATGTCCTCTTGTCTGCAATGAAATATCGGTTCGGATGTTAAAAGTTCCGCGAATATGCAACCGATAGCCCATATGTCTGCAATAACAGAATAAAGAATGTAATACAATTTGTACAAGCTGGAAAGATGCGATGACGTATATAAATGCTGGAATAATGCAGACCTATAGCTTTCGTGTAATGTCTGGCACCTAAAAGTAATTCCGGAGCTCTGTACCAAAATGTTACTACAACAGGATCTAGATCCGCTAAAGGTTTAAGAGGAGCATTAAATAATCTAGCAAAGCCCATGTCGGCAATTTTCACACGTCCCCGCTCATTCCCTTCACccattactaaaatatttgccGGTTTCTAAAACAAAGAAATCTAATCTCATCATATGCCATCATTATTATCACCATGATATGATagatatagtaaaaatatgcACAATGCAATTATGCTCATAACAATTACCAAATCTCTATGAAGAACCCAGTTGGAATGTAAATAATGAATGCCATCTAagatttgatataataaagatttgaCCATGCCTTTCGGTACCATTACTGGCTTCTTATTAGCCTTTGCTGCtctgtgaaattttattatatgctgcAAATAACATTCGCACAATATTAAATCATGTTTGTATCATGTTGCGCCAAAGTACTTCCTTTTTGCATATAAACATACCCATAAGTCATGCTCGGCAAAGTCAAACAATAACCACACTTTACGATCATTATGTGAGAGAAAGACACGAATAAGGGTAATGACATTGACATGCTTTAATTCCCTGAGTAACTGAAACAAAATAGACCAGATCAAAAACTCTCCATCATAAGCTGTAGACATATTTTTGCATCATTTGAGagcaataaaataacttacaGCAATTTCTCGGCATGCAGACATTGAAAGTCCTGTACCTTCAATCTGTTTAAGGCCAAAATCTTTTGTATCAGGCCGAGACTTTAATTCACTATCCGGTACGCTATACCCAAAGTTTGTACAtcaatattatgaaataagctatttataattacatattcaaGATTTGCAACCTAGAGATTAAAAACTAAACtttacacaaataattatcacgataaatttagaagaataaatattgattaagaAATCGTCAACTAATACTAGttaagaaatgaaaataaattaatatttatatttatattacattatttgatattaatttttacagatacatacagaatgtaaaaataataataattagacaTATAAATgacgtattaaaataatgtttgtttTAGCCTATGCTTACACCATATTTAGCATTTAATATAACTCTCAAATTTAGAATCAATTATTACGTTGATTACAAAATCTTCATTCTAAACAAATACGATAgttgtagaataaaaaaactacgTAAACGCTGAGTGCAGGGCTAGACAATCAATGAATATACTTTTTCGCTTTTCGAGAAACCTTAAATAAAGGACGATCGATAGAATGACAGCAAGTACTTTTATATGGAAAAATCGGCTCCAAATACATCGACTCCAAAATAAGAATCGTTAAAAACTTGGGAGAAAAACGAATCAAAAGGTATCGTATTCAACTGAAGAAATTGCATAACTTAAATTGTCGAATATGCGAAAACGTTTGGACGGAATTGAGAGACTTTTGTACGTTGGTTTGAAGCAAGGTTAGAGAGACTAACCCTTCTTTCCTACGGGCTTTGTATACGTGCCCGTAAGTACCTCTTCCGACTTTACATCCCTCGAACTCGAAGAGATCCTCAACCTTCGTGCGGTCCTTTTGTGTTTTCATCTTAAATTCATAATCCATCATGTTTAGTATTATCAGAACAATTATCAActaaaaacaaacatttttaatacgcGTGTTCACACACATGAGTTCCGCGGCACACTATGCTATGACACGGTACGTCACAAATTGCGCTCAAGTGCGACGTATCATCACCAGatggcaataatttttttacctgaagcgattttttttctcgtaagTTGTCTGCAATGACCATAGATTACGTAACTTGCATGATAGAGAAACAACAAATGTAtggaaatttatcaattattttatatattaagtaattataaattataatttaatttacaattgatTGATCTATCTGTCATTAATCTGTCAGCGTTTTCGAGtgaacgttttttttttacccaaaattgattaatgacgtcattgcatcGTCTCCGCCAATAAAAGGCTtgaattcataataaaataatgattaattgttcgggatggattaaaattattgggCTATATAACACACTGAAATGAGCTTTTCCATAAGAACTAATATATCATTTGCGGTTCAAGGATAGCAATAGTAGACAGAGACGTTTGTCTTTCTTTCACATTTACTACCACTTATGATAAAAGATAGTATGTCGAACACTGTGTGATTTtaggtctgttttttatagctgaactggctgcactagttcagagtttatctttctccttccaatgtggagggaaaaagataaactctgaactagtacagccagttcagctataaagaacagacctctagtgtcgcttgtgtctcttggtggaaaactTCCATTAAAAACGAAGACATGAGACAGACGTTCTTATccaatttatttctctctccttctacAGTAGACCATCACCACTTCTTCAAGGTTCACTCTAGTATGTTATATAGCTCACTGATTCACAGTGAGCGTCTATATAACGCATCATTCATGCAAGATGGCAACGTCGTGGTCGCCGTTTTGAGGAAGAAGCGGGATTTCTCAGCGAGTGTTTTGAGGAATTTGCTCCAGTAGTTATTCACATCACAGTAATCGTATAAATAGATCAAGTCGACTTTATTACCGATCTTGTGATTTTTGGTGATCTCTAGTGAACGTAATCAGTCTTTGTGTCATTATACAAATCGCGGCACCATGTCGGATGAGAAAAAGGTAACGCTTCCTAACCCTAACGCACCGACGATTATTTACGACCTTGCAGCGCGAGTAGCGTCTCCCGCGCGTCTTATACTGATCGTTCTTTGTTCGTACAGGAAACGAAAGTGGAGTCGGAGCACATAAACTTGAAGGTTTTGGGTCAGGACAATGCAGTAGTTCagttcaaaattaaaaaacatacacCTCTTCGTAAATTGATGAACGCATACTGCGATCGCGTGGTAAGTGCCTGACACTTTGCACACTGTTATTATTGTCAATGA
This window of the Linepithema humile isolate Giens D197 chromosome 1, Lhum_UNIL_v1.0, whole genome shotgun sequence genome carries:
- the Cdk8 gene encoding cyclin-dependent kinase 8 isoform X2; this encodes MMDYEFKMKTQKDRTKVEDLFEFEGCKVGRGTYGHVYKARRKEGVPDSELKSRPDTKDFGLKQIEGTGLSMSACREIALLRELKHVNVITLIRVFLSHNDRKVWLLFDFAEHDLWHIIKFHRAAKANKKPVMVPKGMVKSLLYQILDGIHYLHSNWVLHRDLKPANILVMGEGNERGRVKIADMGFARLFNAPLKPLADLDPVVVTFWYRAPELLLGARHYTKAIDIWAIGCIFAELLTSEPIFHCRQEDIKTSNPYHHDQLDRIFNVMGFPLEKDWEDIKKMPEHPTLLKDFKRSNYANCSLTKYMDRHKIKPDSKAFNLLQKLLMMDPNKRITSEHSMQDAYFQEEPLPTQDIFAGCPIPYPKREFLTDDDTEEKTENKARQNQQQTQQQNQQQQGNGDHNHGQNAKRVRLNGPHGAPEFHQHQSHAMTHQQPPGMVYSTAQPTQPSNFHQRF
- the Cdk8 gene encoding cyclin-dependent kinase 8 isoform X1, with translation MMDYEFKMKTQKDRTKVEDLFEFEGCKVGRGTYGHVYKARRKEGVPDSELKSRPDTKDFGLKQIEGTGLSMSACREIALLRELKHVNVITLIRVFLSHNDRKVWLLFDFAEHDLWHIIKFHRAAKANKKPVMVPKGMVKSLLYQILDGIHYLHSNWVLHRDLKPANILVMGEGNERGRVKIADMGFARLFNAPLKPLADLDPVVVTFWYRAPELLLGARHYTKAIDIWAIGCIFAELLTSEPIFHCRQEDIKTSNPYHHDQLDRIFNVMGFPLEKDWEDIKKMPEHPTLLKDFKRSNYANCSLTKYMDRHKIKPDSKAFNLLQKLLMMDPNKRITSEHSMQDAYFQEEPLPTQDIFAGCPIPYPKREFLTDDDTEEKTENKARQNQQQTVITSDQQQNQQQQGNGDHNHGQNAKRVRLNGPHGAPEFHQHQSHAMTHQQPPGMVYSTAQPTQPSNFHQRF
- the Cdk8 gene encoding cyclin-dependent kinase 8 isoform X3 is translated as MMDYEFKMKTQKDRTKVEDLFEFEGCKVGRGTYGHVYKARRKEGVPDSELKSRPDTKDFGLKQIEGTGLSMSACREIALLRELKHVNVITLIRVFLSHNDRKVWLLFDFAEHDLWHIIKFHRAAKANKKPVMVPKGMVKSLLYQILDGIHYLHSNWVLHRDLKPANILVMGEGNERGRVKIADMGFARLFNAPLKPLADLDPVVVTFWYRAPELLLGARHYTKAIDIWAIGCIFAELLTSEPIFHCRQEDIKTSNPYHHDQLDRIFNVMGFPLEKDWEDIKKMPEHPTLLKDFKRSNYANCSLTKYMDRHKIKPDSKAFNLLQKLLMMDPNKRITSEHSMQDAYFQEEPLPTQDIFAGCPIPYPKREFLTDDDTEEKTENKARQNQQQTWQGE
- the Sumo gene encoding small ubiquitin-related modifier 3, producing MSDEKKETKVESEHINLKVLGQDNAVVQFKIKKHTPLRKLMNAYCDRVGLAIAAVRFRFDGQPINESDTPTSLEMEEGDTIEVYQQQTGGLC